One genomic window of Mycteria americana isolate JAX WOST 10 ecotype Jacksonville Zoo and Gardens chromosome Z, USCA_MyAme_1.0, whole genome shotgun sequence includes the following:
- the FAM174A gene encoding membrane protein FAM174A: protein MWLPPLLLPWLLAGLLLAARCGEAVATALPTRSATASPRPTEVAGGGVTRSTSSRLAEVSAPPEQGQPMTQRALSVLVLASAALIVYFVIRTVRLRRQNRKTRRYGVLDTNIENMELTPLEQDDDEDDTTLFDANHPRREVRAFQ, encoded by the exons ATGtggctgccgccgctgctgctgccctggctcctggcagggctgctgctggctgcccgtTGCGGGGAGGCGGTGGCGACGGCCCTTCCCACCCGGAGTGCCACCGCCTCCCCGCGGCCCACGGAGGTCGCCGGCGGGGGCGTCACGCGAAGCACCAGCAGCCGCCTGGCCGAGGTGTCGGCGCCACCCGAGCAGGGCCAGCCCATGACCCAGCGCGCCCTGTCCGTGCTGGTGCTGGCCAGCGCCGCCCTTATCGTCTACTTCGTGATCCGAACCGTGCG gctgagaaggcaaaacagaaaaacccgAAGATACGGAGTTTTGGATACAAACATAGAAAACATGGAGCTGACCCCATTAGAGCAAGATGATGATGAGGACGATACAACACTATTTGATGCCAATCATCCTCGAAG AGAAGTACGTGCCTTTCAGTGA